The following proteins are co-located in the Clostridia bacterium genome:
- the rimI gene encoding ribosomal protein S18-alanine N-acetyltransferase, with protein MTGSSNLTITPFTKDDIDAILEAERVCFTHPWTREDFTAALDCGYVCLAARESGALAGYAVAMAVADEATVANVAVLPEFRRRGAAKALLAASLAACRERGAAVCFLEVRESNKAARKLYESFGFTEIAVRRGYYDSPVEDAVIMKKELSE; from the coding sequence ATGACCGGTTCTTCAAACCTCACCATCACACCCTTCACAAAGGACGATATCGACGCGATACTCGAGGCCGAGCGCGTCTGCTTCACCCACCCCTGGACGCGGGAGGACTTCACCGCCGCGCTCGACTGCGGCTACGTCTGCCTCGCCGCGCGCGAAAGCGGCGCGCTCGCCGGATACGCGGTCGCGATGGCGGTCGCGGACGAGGCGACGGTCGCGAACGTAGCCGTCCTGCCGGAGTTCCGCAGGCGCGGCGCCGCGAAGGCGCTGCTGGCCGCTTCCCTCGCCGCCTGCCGTGAACGCGGCGCGGCGGTCTGCTTCCTCGAGGTGCGCGAATCCAACAAAGCGGCGCGGAAGCTTTACGAGAGCTTCGGCTTCACCGAGATCGCGGTGCGCCGCGGCTACTACGACTCC